A single window of Enterobacteriaceae bacterium ESL0689 DNA harbors:
- the cydA gene encoding cytochrome ubiquinol oxidase subunit I: protein MLDIVELSRLQFALTAMYHFLFVPLTLGMAFLLAIMETVYVLSGKQIYKDMAKFWGKLFGINFALGVATGLTMEFQFGTNWSYYSHYVGDIFGAPLAIEGLMAFFLESTFVGLLFFGWDRLSKIQHMAVAWLVALGSNLSAMWILVANGWMQHPAASEFNFETMRMEMLSFSDLVLNPVAQVKFVHTVASGYVTGAMFILGISAWYLLKNRDVAFAKRSFTIAASFGLAAALSVIVLGDESGYEMGDVQKTKLAAIEAEWETQPAPASFTLFGIPDQRAETNHFAIQIPYAMGIIATRSLDKQVMGLKELMAEHQERIRNGMKAYSLLEQLRTGTADPAIRNQFNAVKQDLGYGLLLKRYTPNIADATEEQIAQATKDSIPQVAPLYFAFRIMVACGFLLLLIIAASFWTVLRNRVGKNKWVLRAALYGIPLPWIAVEAGWFVAEYGRQPWAIGEVLPTAVANSSLTTADLIFSMLLICGLYTLFLVAELYLMFKFARRGPSSLKTGRYHFEQPATTQSVR, encoded by the coding sequence ATGTTAGATATCGTCGAACTGTCACGGTTACAGTTTGCCTTGACCGCGATGTACCACTTCCTTTTTGTGCCGCTAACGCTGGGTATGGCGTTCCTGCTGGCCATCATGGAAACGGTCTACGTGCTTTCCGGCAAACAGATTTATAAAGATATGGCGAAATTCTGGGGTAAGTTGTTTGGTATCAACTTTGCTCTCGGGGTCGCTACCGGTCTGACTATGGAGTTTCAGTTCGGAACCAACTGGTCTTACTACTCGCATTACGTCGGGGATATTTTTGGTGCGCCGCTGGCTATTGAAGGTCTGATGGCCTTTTTCCTCGAGTCCACCTTTGTTGGCCTGCTATTCTTCGGCTGGGATCGGCTGAGTAAAATTCAGCATATGGCCGTGGCCTGGCTGGTGGCGCTGGGATCCAACTTATCCGCCATGTGGATACTGGTGGCTAATGGCTGGATGCAGCATCCGGCAGCATCGGAATTTAATTTCGAAACCATGCGTATGGAAATGCTCAGCTTCTCTGATCTGGTGTTAAATCCGGTCGCGCAGGTGAAATTTGTCCATACCGTTGCATCCGGTTATGTCACCGGTGCCATGTTTATTCTTGGCATTAGCGCCTGGTATTTGCTGAAAAACCGCGATGTCGCGTTTGCGAAGCGCTCTTTTACTATCGCTGCCAGCTTTGGTTTAGCGGCCGCGCTCTCGGTGATTGTCCTCGGTGACGAATCCGGCTACGAAATGGGCGACGTACAGAAAACGAAACTGGCTGCCATCGAAGCCGAATGGGAAACTCAGCCCGCACCCGCCTCGTTTACCCTGTTTGGCATTCCTGACCAACGTGCAGAAACCAACCACTTTGCCATTCAGATCCCTTATGCGATGGGGATTATCGCCACACGCTCTCTCGATAAGCAGGTTATGGGGTTAAAAGAGTTAATGGCAGAGCATCAGGAACGTATCCGCAATGGGATGAAAGCCTATTCGTTACTGGAGCAACTGCGAACCGGAACGGCTGACCCGGCAATCCGCAATCAGTTTAATGCGGTAAAACAGGATCTGGGTTATGGCCTGCTACTGAAACGTTATACGCCAAACATTGCTGATGCGACAGAAGAGCAGATCGCGCAAGCGACGAAAGACTCTATTCCACAGGTCGCACCGCTCTATTTTGCTTTCCGCATTATGGTTGCTTGTGGTTTTCTGTTGCTGCTGATTATCGCGGCCTCGTTCTGGACTGTTTTGCGCAATCGGGTCGGCAAAAACAAATGGGTTCTGCGTGCGGCGTTATACGGCATTCCTTTACCGTGGATCGCTGTCGAAGCGGGATGGTTTGTCGCTGAATATGGTCGCCAGCCCTGGGCGATCGGTGAAGTATTGCCGACGGCGGTGGCTAACTCTTCCCTGACCACAGCGGATCTGATTTTCTCGATGTTGCTGATTTGCGGCTTGTATACCCTGTTTCTGGTGGCGGAATTGTATCTGATGTTTAAATTCGCTCGTCGTGGTCCGAGTAGCCTGAAAACGGGTCGTTATCACTTTGAGCAGCCAGCTACTACTCAGTCGGTACGCTAA
- the cydB gene encoding cytochrome d ubiquinol oxidase subunit II has protein sequence MIDYEILRLIWWLLIGILLIGFAVADGFDMGVGMLTRFLGRNDTERRIMINAIAPHWDGNQVWLITAGGALFAAWPVVYAAAFSGFYVAMILVLASLFFRPVGFDYRSKIENTRWRNMWDWAIFIGSFVPPLVIGVAFGNLLQGVPFHIDNYMRIYYTGNFFQLLNPFALLAGIVSIAMIVTQGATYLQMRTAGELYLRTRMTSQIAAFATLICFLLAGIWVVYGIEGYTVISAIDPVAPSNPLTKEVVRQAGAWLVNFNHMPLLWLIPALGALLPWLTILASWRNKGALAFVFSSLTLACIILTAGIAMFPFVMPSSTMLNAGLTMWDATSSQRTLTVMTFVAAVFVPIILCYTAWCYWKMFGRITREDIEKNTHSLY, from the coding sequence ATGATTGATTATGAAATATTGCGTTTAATCTGGTGGCTACTGATTGGTATCCTGCTGATTGGCTTTGCCGTCGCCGACGGTTTTGATATGGGCGTAGGAATGCTTACCCGTTTTCTCGGTCGTAATGATACTGAGCGACGGATCATGATTAACGCCATCGCGCCACATTGGGACGGAAACCAGGTATGGTTGATCACCGCCGGGGGGGCGTTATTTGCCGCCTGGCCCGTCGTTTATGCCGCGGCTTTTTCCGGTTTTTATGTCGCGATGATCCTGGTTCTGGCCTCACTTTTTTTCCGTCCGGTAGGTTTTGACTATCGTTCGAAGATTGAAAATACCCGCTGGCGTAATATGTGGGACTGGGCGATCTTCATTGGCAGTTTTGTGCCACCGCTGGTCATTGGTGTCGCATTCGGCAATCTGCTACAGGGCGTGCCGTTCCACATTGATAACTATATGCGCATTTACTACACCGGTAATTTCTTTCAGCTACTTAACCCGTTTGCTTTGTTAGCCGGTATTGTGAGTATTGCCATGATTGTGACCCAGGGGGCCACCTATCTGCAAATGCGTACCGCCGGTGAATTATACCTGCGTACACGCATGACGTCGCAGATTGCCGCGTTTGCCACCCTGATTTGCTTCCTGCTGGCCGGTATCTGGGTCGTATATGGCATTGAGGGCTACACGGTGATCTCTGCTATCGATCCTGTGGCGCCCTCAAATCCGCTGACGAAAGAAGTGGTTCGTCAGGCGGGAGCATGGCTGGTTAACTTCAACCATATGCCATTACTCTGGCTGATCCCGGCGCTCGGTGCTTTATTACCGTGGTTAACCATCCTCGCATCATGGCGTAACAAAGGCGCGCTGGCGTTTGTCTTTTCGTCACTGACACTGGCATGCATTATTCTGACGGCCGGTATTGCGATGTTCCCGTTCGTTATGCCATCCAGCACCATGCTGAATGCCGGTCTGACGATGTGGGATGCCACATCCAGCCAAAGAACATTGACCGTGATGACATTTGTCGCTGCTGTTTTCGTGCCGATAATATTGTGTTACACCGCCTGGTGTTACTGGAAAATGTTTGGTCGGATCACGCGCGAAGATATTGAAAAAAACACCCACTCGCTCTATTAA
- the cydX gene encoding cytochrome bd-I oxidase subunit CydX: MWYFAWILGTLLACAFGIIAALALEQSEANQAAKEEH, encoded by the coding sequence ATGTGGTATTTCGCATGGATTTTAGGCACGCTCCTCGCCTGTGCTTTTGGGATTATCGCGGCACTGGCGCTTGAGCAGTCTGAAGCAAATCAGGCAGCGAAAGAAGAACATTGA
- the ybgE gene encoding cyd operon protein YbgE yields the protein MSKIIAFLYAIMDKRLLRALSLLLALLLAGCVFWNPTRFAAKTSELEIQHGFLLIWAVCAGVIHGVGFRLQTPLWQAFFCPLIADIALMMGLLFFFC from the coding sequence ATGAGCAAAATTATCGCGTTCCTGTATGCGATAATGGATAAGCGCCTGTTAAGGGCGCTTTCCTTATTGCTGGCACTGCTACTGGCAGGATGTGTTTTCTGGAACCCCACGCGTTTTGCGGCGAAAACCAGTGAGCTGGAGATCCAGCACGGTTTTTTGTTGATATGGGCGGTTTGTGCAGGTGTTATCCACGGCGTTGGATTTCGCCTTCAGACTCCGCTCTGGCAAGCGTTTTTTTGTCCACTTATTGCCGATATTGCTCTGATGATGGGGCTGTTGTTTTTCTTCTGTTAG
- the ybgC gene encoding tol-pal system-associated acyl-CoA thioesterase: protein MNTTLFRWPVRVYYEDTDAGGVVYHASYIAFYERARTEMLRHHHFSQQALLAERVAFVVRRITVEYFAPARLDDMLDVQTEISSMRGASLGFTQRIVNAGNKVLNEAEVLVVCVDPLSMKPRALPESIVAEFKQ from the coding sequence GTGAATACAACCTTATTTCGATGGCCGGTTCGGGTCTACTACGAAGACACGGATGCCGGTGGTGTGGTTTATCATGCCAGTTACATCGCTTTTTATGAAAGAGCACGCACAGAGATGTTGCGTCATCATCACTTCAGTCAACAGGCACTGCTTGCTGAGCGAGTCGCTTTTGTGGTTCGCAGGATAACGGTGGAGTATTTTGCCCCCGCCAGACTGGATGACATGCTCGATGTACAGACAGAGATTAGCTCTATGCGTGGTGCCTCTTTGGGATTTACGCAACGCATTGTTAATGCCGGGAACAAAGTCCTGAATGAGGCTGAAGTTCTTGTTGTCTGTGTGGACCCACTTTCCATGAAGCCACGGGCGCTTCCTGAGTCTATTGTCGCGGAGTTTAAGCAGTGA
- the tolQ gene encoding Tol-Pal system protein TolQ, whose amino-acid sequence MTDMNILDLFLKASFLVKLIILILIGFSIVSWAIIIQRTRILNMATREAEHFEDRFWSGVELSRLYQECQGNRDDMTGVEQIFYSGFKEFVRLHRANTPAPEATVEGATRAMRIAMNREIEALEMHIPFLGTVGSVSPYIGLFGTVWGIMHAFIALGAVKQATLQMVAPGIAEALIATAIALFAAIPAVMAYNRLNQRVNKLEQNYDNFMEEFTAILYRQAFTMSESNKG is encoded by the coding sequence GTGACTGATATGAATATCCTTGATTTGTTCCTGAAAGCGAGCTTTCTGGTAAAACTTATCATATTGATTTTAATTGGTTTTTCTATAGTTTCCTGGGCCATTATCATTCAGAGAACACGCATTCTCAATATGGCAACCCGTGAGGCAGAGCATTTTGAAGACCGCTTCTGGTCAGGTGTTGAGCTGTCCAGACTATATCAGGAATGTCAGGGAAACCGCGACGACATGACAGGTGTTGAGCAGATTTTCTATAGTGGCTTCAAAGAGTTCGTCCGTTTACATCGTGCCAATACTCCTGCGCCGGAAGCAACAGTAGAAGGGGCGACACGAGCGATGCGCATTGCAATGAACCGTGAAATTGAGGCACTGGAAATGCATATTCCTTTTCTTGGCACGGTGGGTTCCGTCAGTCCTTATATTGGGCTGTTCGGGACGGTGTGGGGGATCATGCACGCCTTTATTGCCCTTGGTGCGGTGAAGCAGGCGACACTACAGATGGTTGCGCCAGGGATTGCTGAAGCACTCATTGCTACCGCCATTGCACTGTTTGCGGCAATTCCGGCAGTAATGGCCTATAACCGATTGAATCAGCGAGTGAATAAACTTGAACAGAACTATGATAACTTTATGGAAGAGTTCACCGCGATTTTGTACCGTCAGGCGTTTACGATGAGTGAGAGCAATAAGGGGTAA
- the tolR gene encoding colicin uptake protein TolR yields MARRRRRHELKSEINIVPLLDVLLVLLLIFMVTAPIITQSVQVDLPDATESQMVKSSDDPPMIVEVSGIGQYSVKIGPETLSQLPPEQVIAEAKRRLAANEKTVFLIGGAKDVPYDEIIKALNLLHSAGVKSVGLMTHPV; encoded by the coding sequence ATGGCCAGACGTCGTCGACGGCATGAACTGAAGTCTGAGATCAACATTGTGCCGTTACTGGATGTGTTATTGGTGTTGTTGCTGATCTTTATGGTGACCGCGCCAATTATTACTCAGAGTGTTCAGGTTGATCTGCCGGATGCCACCGAATCACAAATGGTGAAAAGCAGTGATGATCCCCCGATGATCGTTGAAGTTTCCGGTATTGGGCAATACAGCGTTAAAATTGGCCCGGAAACATTATCGCAGTTACCCCCGGAGCAGGTTATTGCCGAAGCGAAACGCCGACTCGCTGCCAATGAAAAAACAGTATTCCTTATCGGCGGGGCAAAAGATGTGCCTTATGATGAAATTATTAAAGCGCTTAACTTGTTGCACAGCGCCGGAGTGAAATCGGTTGGTTTAATGACGCATCCTGTTTAA
- the tolA gene encoding cell envelope integrity protein TolA, whose translation MLKATGQNDKLKRAIIISVTLHIILIVLLIWGSFDEKTDTSAGGGGGEPIDAVMVDPAAVVDNYNQQQAQAEAAAKAAAEAKKQAEAEATARAAAEAKKQAEAEATARAAAEAKKQAEAEATARAAAEAKKQAEAEATARAAAEAKKQAEAEATARAAAEAQKEAEVEAAARAAAEAQKKAEVEAAAKAAAEAKKQAQAEAAAKAAAEAKKKAEAEAAAKAAAEAKKKAETEAAAKAAAEAKKKAEAEAAAKAAAEAKKKAQAEAAAKADAARKAAAAKEKEASSVDDLFGDLSSGKNAPKGAANGSAGGASPAKGTKKGQAGASQTEIASYVALVQAAIKGYLYDWDTYKGKICTLRINLARDGTLLSVKSEGGDPVFCQQMLSATSRMNKFPEPPTQAVYETFKNVPLDFKP comes from the coding sequence GTGTTAAAGGCAACCGGACAAAACGATAAACTCAAACGAGCGATTATTATATCAGTTACGCTGCATATTATCCTGATTGTGCTGCTAATCTGGGGTTCGTTCGATGAAAAAACAGATACTTCTGCCGGGGGGGGCGGTGGCGAGCCCATTGATGCTGTTATGGTTGATCCTGCTGCGGTAGTGGATAACTATAATCAACAACAAGCACAAGCAGAAGCGGCAGCCAAAGCCGCTGCCGAAGCGAAGAAACAGGCTGAAGCAGAAGCGACAGCCAGAGCCGCTGCCGAAGCGAAGAAACAGGCTGAAGCAGAAGCGACAGCCAGAGCCGCTGCCGAAGCGAAGAAACAGGCTGAAGCAGAAGCGACAGCCAGAGCCGCTGCCGAAGCGAAGAAACAGGCTGAAGCAGAAGCGACAGCCAGAGCCGCTGCTGAAGCGAAGAAACAGGCCGAAGCCGAAGCGACAGCCAGAGCCGCGGCCGAGGCACAGAAAGAGGCCGAAGTGGAAGCGGCAGCCAGAGCCGCGGCCGAGGCACAGAAAAAGGCCGAAGTGGAAGCAGCAGCCAAAGCCGCCGCCGAAGCGAAGAAACAGGCGCAAGCCGAAGCGGCAGCCAAAGCCGCCGCCGAGGCAAAGAAAAAGGCCGAGGCGGAAGCGGCAGCTAAAGCCGCTGCTGAGGCAAAGAAAAAAGCTGAAACGGAAGCGGCAGCCAAAGCCGCTGCTGAGGCAAAGAAAAAGGCTGAAGCGGAAGCGGCAGCCAAAGCCGCCGCCGAGGCAAAGAAAAAGGCACAAGCCGAAGCAGCAGCTAAAGCTGACGCTGCCAGGAAAGCGGCGGCAGCGAAAGAAAAAGAAGCCAGCAGTGTTGATGATCTGTTCGGCGATTTGAGCTCTGGCAAAAATGCTCCCAAAGGAGCAGCCAACGGTAGTGCAGGGGGTGCTTCTCCCGCTAAAGGGACGAAAAAAGGGCAAGCAGGTGCTTCTCAGACAGAGATAGCCAGTTATGTAGCCCTGGTACAGGCGGCCATTAAAGGGTATCTCTATGACTGGGATACCTATAAAGGTAAAATTTGTACCTTACGGATTAACCTGGCACGGGATGGCACGCTATTGAGTGTCAAATCTGAAGGCGGCGATCCGGTATTCTGCCAGCAGATGTTGTCAGCAACCAGCCGGATGAACAAGTTTCCTGAACCACCCACGCAGGCCGTCTATGAGACATTCAAAAATGTGCCGCTGGATTTTAAACCCTGA